In Eubacteriales bacterium mix99, the DNA window CGACCTTTCGACGGTGTAACGCCTTATCGCCTGGAAATGCGGGCGAAGCTTTCGGTGGACGGAAAAAAGGACCTTTATGCCTTTTGGGGGGATAAGCTGGCGCAACAGCTTTGTGCCGAGACCGACTTTATTTTAAATCTTGCTTCCAGGGAGTACAGCAAGGCTGTTTCGGCGCACCTGCCGAAGTCCGTCTGTCTTTTAAGATATACCTTTGGAGAGCGGACAGGTGACAAGGTGATCGAAAAGGGCACGATGTGGAAGATGGCCCGTGGTGAAATGGTCCGCTGGCTGGCCGGACAGAATATAACCCATCCTGAGGCGATCAAGGGCTTTGACCGTCTGGGATATACATACCGGGAAGAGCTTTCCGGTCAGGACAATTTCGTATTTATCAAAGAAGAGACCAAAGATGCTGAAAGCTGGTAGCAAAGCGCCAATCGCATTCCCATTCGCCAACTTTTGTCGTCTGATGCTTGGAGACAAAACAGCCGACATAGGTCACATTCCTGAAAACATTATGTATGTGGAATCGCTGCGGCGTGGTTACACCGTCAGCGTGGTCTGACAGCGATATGTTTTGACGGCTTATTGATTCACGATTTCGGCAGAGATGTTTTGGAACGGCATATTGGCAAGCCGGATGAATTTTATGGATTGGATGATTTGCATAAGCAGTTGAAACATAAAATTGAAAGTGAAGTAAGGCCATTAGTTTGATTTATCATCCCTACATCCTTGTACTAAAAGAAGGCGATTGTGGTGTGGGATAGACAGATAGATAAGTAAAGCCGCTCAATCCTTACGGACGAGCGGCTTCTGATGGTCTGGGTGAGAGGATTTGAACCTCCGGCCTCTTGAACCCCATTCAAGCACGCTACCAAACTGCGCCACACCCAGTCGAAGAAACAGCTATTATAATACTATATCTGGTGAAAAAAAGCAAGTGTTTTTAACAAAACGATCTGAAGAGTTGGTATAAGAAATGCAAAAAATCTGAGGGACAGCACATGTTTTTATAAAAATAGCATTATTAGAACTATATTTCTTTAAAAGTAAATATATGGGTGTTACTGGGTTAAATTAAGCCAGAGAACCAACTGTAATCCATCAGGACAGCGACATTTGACTAAAAATGGGTAACACGAATAGACATACACTAGGTATGCCAATTAATTCCAATTGGTAATCTTATGAAAAGCCGGTCTGTTCAGCAATTCCTCTTTATCCGGAATTTCTGCCTGACACCAAGTATATCCAGTACTTCATCTAAATCAAAGAATGCGTAGTACTTAACGTTGGCGATGATAAGGATTTTACCACCATCCCTTATGGATTCCCGCCTTCTCCATTCCCGCAGGCAGTCCCCGTCAGACTGCCTGGGAGCTTCCTTTTTACGCCACCCCAGAAAGGCATAGAAAAGCGTATGAGCAAAGATGCATAGAATGATATGCATATATGCCGCGTTTTCTGCGTACTTGCCCTTCCTTCTGGGTAACCGCTTCAGATATGCCGCCTGTTTCAGTTCCCGGAACCCGCCGTTTTCGATCAGCGACCTCAGCCGATATCTTTTTGGAATGCCTGCCGCATCCTCCTCGGCCGGCAGGCTGGTCAGCAGTACAATCTGATCTTCCACAGGCACGGCCTGTCCTTTCCACATTGTGACGACCACAGCATTCAGAGGAGTGCCGTTTGTTTTGCTATTGTTCTGTACTCCTTTCGGGTTATACTCAAGATACGACTGCAGACCGTCCACCCCGTAACCCTGGCATATGCCCTTTCCGTAAACCCACTGTGCCAATGGCTTGTTCTGATACTCCTTCCGCAGAGCTATCGCATCTTCACGGATAATCATGCCTGCCTTTGCCGGGATAATAAAGTCAATCTTCAGTCTGTGTTTCAATTCCCATAATTGAGCGCCGTCCAGAAAGCCCCGGTCCGCAATGACCGTTTCAATGCGGTTTTTCCCACAATTGTGTATGCCCTGCCTGATCATAGGCAAGAAATACTTGTGATCATCCTCATTTGCTGGTACAATCTTTACGGCAACAATGATTCGCGACTTTATCTCATACAGCACGAATACTTTGAAGCCGTATATGTATTTGTACTCGGGAGGGTCGCTGGGACGGCCTTCCTTTTTTCTTTTCGTCTTCCCACACCCCGGAAAATCCGGCCTTGTCTCAACGATTGTAGAGTCCAACGCAAATATTCCGCTCCGCAGCAGTCTCCTGAGTCTTCGTACAACGGTATTGTAAACCCCCATTGTGCTTTCGATACAGCATTTCTCAATATTGTCTAATACTGTAAACACATTCATGACACAGGGTATTTTTTTTATAGCCTTCTCCGTGCTGATTGGCGTCTCCTCTTTTACACAGGCCTTCCTTAACGGTCTCCACATCAAAGCCGATCAGACTCATGGCTCCTTTATCCCCAAGCAACGCCTCACTGCCCCGTGTTGTTGGGATACCCACAATAATTTTCAGTAAGTACAACAGCACATAAATATGAATTCCAAGCATCGTTCTGATATGGGTGCCGGTGATCTTCCTGAGATCCCACAGAATCCCCATATTCCCGAGAAATTTCATGAATGGGCCGATGAACGGCCAATTTGTTTGGATGGCCATGTCAACCTTCCTGTTTTTCAGGGCCTTCTTCGCTTCTCTTTTGTTTTCTACCACGTCTTTCCCCCGCTTTCTTTACGAATTCTGTTACGTCCACTTCATAAAAGGTTTGGATCTGAGCCGCCAATTCATCGATCTCCTGATCCAATGCTTTGATTTGCGCCCGGTTTTCTTTAAACGCCTTGTAATTCTCAGAAAATCTTCGGGCATCCTCGACTTTGTCCGCCACACAGGAAGTTGAGATCAGCTTCTTGCCCTTCAGGTTCTGGTAGATCCAGGGGAAAGGACCGTGCAGTTCACCGGATGCACATTTGCAGTTGGGATTGCCGCACTTGGTCATTCTTTCGTAAAATGACGCAGCCAGCAGCTGTCCCGGGGTCATAATCTTCTCAAGCAGCTCCCACCTTTTTTGATTCAGTTGATAGATTTTCTGGTGGATTTGTGAAATGCCTTCCATTCTTTTCCTCCTTTACGTTGTTATTATATATTATAACGTAATATTATATCATAAAAAGCAGCGGGATGCAATATTTTTCTAAAATATTTTCCCGCTATCGCTGTAATTGGCTATTTTTATGGCTTTTTTATCGTTGATTTCTTATACCAACTTTTCAGAACAAAACGATAGCGTCAATTTACTGCGCGTGAATAGAAAAAGTAACATCCAGAGTCAAGCGACCTCATTTTATGTGTGCCAAAATGCGCACCTGCCCAACAAAGCCCTGCGTTAAAAAATGCGCCTTCTATGAAGAGCCCATATGTAATCGCCGTGACAAATCTCCGGGAGCCTGCAGCAAATGCAAGGACAGCCCCGGATGCCATCTCGATAAGTATTACTACAATGCGGTATCGCTGATAAGAAATACCACGATGATCTTGTCGAAACCCGCGAGGGCGTCAACCTCACAACCGGAGAGCGTGACTCCATTGCCCAAATCCTTGTTCCCCTGCTTAAGAAAATACCCTTCATGAAAAATCAAAGAGACTCTCCCGGGAGAGTCTCTGATTCCGCTTTTTCTATCCGGTTAATAATTCTCCACGAACAATTCGAAGTAAGATTGGGGATTCAGGCAGGCGGGACATACTTTCGGCGGTGTTTTTCCGGTGTATACATATCCGCATTTCATGCAAATCCACTGTACAGGTTGTTCTCTCTCAAACACCCTGCTGTTGGCAACATTTTCAGCCAGCTTGTTGTAGCGGGTTTCGTGTCTCTTTTCCACCTCGATAATCTTCATATAAGCTGCTGCAACCTCCGGAAAGCCTTCTTCCCTGGCGGCTTTTGCAAAGGCAGGATACAGCTCGTCCCATTCTTCCTTTTCTCCGGCGGCTCCGGCCTTCAGATTTTCAAGGGTGGACCCTTTGGCAACAGGATAACCGGCATCTTTGATTTCCACAGAGGTGGGCAGTTCCTCTTTCAAGCCTTCCACGAGGAAATTGAAGAATCTCCTGGCGTGCTGCTCTTCATTATCTGCGGTTTCGCGGAAGATTCTGCCGATTTGCATATATCCTTCGTCTTCTGCAGCGGCAGCATAGAATACGTACCTGTTTCTTGCCTGGGATTCCCCGGCAAAGGATTTCAATAGGTTCTCACGGGTTTTGGTACCAACTAAACTTTTCAATGTAAAAAACCTCCTTGCTTTTGTTCTGCATTTTGCTCACACTTGTTATTTATACCCCCATGGTCTCATCATAAACACAGGAAGTATGTTTTCCATTTCGCATCTCTTTCAACTTCCGGGCAATGAATAATATACAATATCCATGTCCGGAAAGCAATTGCCGCATTTGTTTTCATATTATAGATTTTCACCTTTCAGCGTTGTCGTGAAGGTGTTAGCGTAAAGTTACCGTAGGGATTAAGAGTAATAAATTACCATAAGGATTGAAAAGAAGGTGGCATCCTGCTAAAATATTGATCATCAACAAAAATATCAAGAAAGGGTGCCACCTTCCATGTACAGTATACAAGATTTTAACGAGTTTGCAAGAAAAACAGAAAATAAGGTAAGAGAATTTTTAAGGGAAGGTAAGGATCTGGCGGAACTGACTCTGGGGCTGCAGGAGGATCTGTTTGAACTTGGTCGGAATATACTGGTGGAGACTCTTGAGGGGATGGATGAACAGCTTCGAAAGTCCGGGGTCAGGAAAAACAATTGGGAGATTGTCAGGAAAGATGAGACAGGGATCTTAACGACCTTTGGAACGATCAAGTATAATAGAACGTATTTTAAGCCAAAGAGTGGTGGCAAAAGGAAATATCTCGTTGATGAGCTTGTTGGTCTTAAGCCACATGACAGAGTGAGTGCGGATGTGGTGATCAATGTGGTGGAAGAGGCCATAGACAGCAGCTACAGGAAAGGTGGAGAAAGAGCCGGATATATGGACGAAATAAGCAAGCAGGCTGTTATGGATAAAATACATAACCTTGAGATCAGCGAACATGAGCATAAGGTGGACAAGAAGAGGGATGTCAGGATACTGTATGTTGAAGCAGATGAAGATCATGTTTCCCTGCAGGGAGAAGACGATAAAAGCAAGATAGCTATGCCCAGGCTGGTTTATGTTCATGAAGGCGTAGATCCCGAAAAAAGCAGCCAAACAAGGACCAGGCTTAAAAACGTTAAATATTTTGGCGGCATGTATGATGAGAGTGAGGATCTGTGGCTGGAGGTCATAGAATATATAGACAAGCAGTACGACATGGATTTCATTGAAACCATATACCTTTCCGGGGATGGGGCATCATGGATTAAGGCCGGGCTTGACTGGATTCCCAAAAGCAAGTTTGTGCTGGACAATTTTCATCTTAAGAAATATATGATAACTGCGACTGCACACTTAAACGATGGAGACATCTATCAGGAGTTGAAGGATGCATTGGATTGGCCGGACAAGGACATGGTCAAGGATGTTTTCAAGAAGATCCTCAAACGAACGGTTTCCAAAACGAAGAGGAAGGCAGTTAAGGATGCCAGACGGTACATATTGAATAACTGGCATGGAATAGAGATAAAGGCTGATAAGGGCCATGAACTGATAGGATGCAGTGCCGAAGGTCATATAAGCCATGTGTTTTCAAGCAGGCTAAGCAGCAGGCCTAAGGGATGGTCTGAAAAAGGTGTTGCCAGGATGTCCAAACTTATCGTATATAAGAAAAACGGTGGCAGGATCTATGACCTGGTTATGGCACAGAAGCTTAAGGAGAAGGAGAACAGGAAACATGAATTGCAGGATGAGTTAATCAAGGAAGTAAGGAAATCATCAGAAAGCAGATATGCTGGTTCATGGAGCAGCAGCCCAACTGTAATTACCATGGGGAAAAAGACAGGGCTGTTTAATGAGATGAGGAGTATGGCCGGAATACGCTATTAGGCCCTTCATAAAGCTCGTTATGGCGTTTTTAATAGCCGGGACGACATAGATCAAGCGTTTATGCCGCGAAAGCTGCTTGATAACGAGAAGTCGGTGTGGTAGCATTGAGGTACGGCAGCAACCGCTCCAAAGCCTATCCCGCTGTTAGAGATGGCTGCTGCCGACATCTGCCGTAAGCCACACCGGCAGAGGCTCGTTGTCAAGCAGATCGTGGAATAAATGTAGCTGACAAGATTGATTGCTGTTAAAATTAATGAAATCAATCAAGACCACTGTTGCTAGTAAGAATATTTCAGGATGTCTCTATTCTTTCTTTCCCTACAGTAAATTGACGCTATCCGTGAAGGTTTGTAAATTTACAAAGCTCATATTTTATGCTAATATAATTTTAAGATATAAGACGGTAAAGAATGATGGAGAGTAGGTGAATATATTTGAATACCGGCTTGAAATTGGCATCCTTTTTCCTTCGGAAACTGACCATCATGTTTGTTGTGCTGCTGTTGATTGTTCTGGCAACTTTTTTTGCATATGATGTGGCCAATATATATGTTATGGCTAAGGATGGGCTTTCCCAAAGAGCAGAAACCATTATCAACGAGGAGGATACGGACAGCCTGAATCGGTTTTTCACAAAGAAATTCCTGAATTCGGATTCTTTTCTCCGCAGCCATCCGTATCAGGGCTATCAGATATCGGATTATGGTTATGAACTGAAGATCCGCAGAATATGGGTCTGGCCATGGCAGTCCAGGACAAATGTGCTGGTGGAGGAGTCCATACCGGAGTCTTCCTGGAAGTTTTCCATTACCGATGAAATGCGGGAAAAGCTGACTGCGGAGCAGGGAATCCCGCAGGACGCGGAAAAGGAAGACGGCTCCAATGCAAAGAATGGGGAAACCGCAAAGGTGAAGTTGAATATTCCAAAGCCCAAGTGGCAGAACGGAGAAAAGGCTGTGGAATTTCGAAAGGTGAAAGGTCAGTGGAAGATCAATCGCATCGCCCTTTCCAAAAGCCCGGGATCAAGCCAGGATGCGAAAAAGGATTCCGGGGAATAATAAAAGCAGGGTTGCCGGCTTCAGGCCGGTATTTTTCATGGATGGAGGCTGGAACGGATGGAGATGGCCGGTTTGCGGATCGGACGCCTGTCGATTGAAACGC includes these proteins:
- the yaaA gene encoding peroxide stress protein YaaA; this encodes MRIIISPAKKMNTETDSLPWESLPQFSDEAERLLRCLQSMSYAELKALWQCNDSIANLNYGRVQTMDLRRNLTPAILSYEGIQFQYMAPGVFEDGQFAYIQEHLRILSGFYGLLRPFDGVTPYRLEMRAKLSVDGKKDLYAFWGDKLAQQLCAETDFILNLASREYSKAVSAHLPKSVCLLRYTFGERTGDKVIEKGTMWKMARGEMVRWLAGQNITHPEAIKGFDRLGYTYREELSGQDNFVFIKEETKDAESW
- a CDS encoding transposase, which codes for MNVFTVLDNIEKCCIESTMGVYNTVVRRLRRLLRSGIFALDSTIVETRPDFPGCGKTKRKKEGRPSDPPEYKYIYGFKVFVLYEIKSRIIVAVKIVPANEDDHKYFLPMIRQGIHNCGKNRIETVIADRGFLDGAQLWELKHRLKIDFIIPAKAGMIIREDAIALRKEYQNKPLAQWVYGKGICQGYGVDGLQSYLEYNPKGVQNNSKTNGTPLNAVVVTMWKGQAVPVEDQIVLLTSLPAEEDAAGIPKRYRLRSLIENGGFRELKQAAYLKRLPRRKGKYAENAAYMHIILCIFAHTLFYAFLGWRKKEAPRQSDGDCLREWRRRESIRDGGKILIIANVKYYAFFDLDEVLDILGVRQKFRIKRNC
- a CDS encoding rubrerythrin family protein, which translates into the protein MKSLVGTKTRENLLKSFAGESQARNRYVFYAAAAEDEGYMQIGRIFRETADNEEQHARRFFNFLVEGLKEELPTSVEIKDAGYPVAKGSTLENLKAGAAGEKEEWDELYPAFAKAAREEGFPEVAAAYMKIIEVEKRHETRYNKLAENVANSRVFEREQPVQWICMKCGYVYTGKTPPKVCPACLNPQSYFELFVENY
- a CDS encoding ISLre2 family transposase; the encoded protein is MYSIQDFNEFARKTENKVREFLREGKDLAELTLGLQEDLFELGRNILVETLEGMDEQLRKSGVRKNNWEIVRKDETGILTTFGTIKYNRTYFKPKSGGKRKYLVDELVGLKPHDRVSADVVINVVEEAIDSSYRKGGERAGYMDEISKQAVMDKIHNLEISEHEHKVDKKRDVRILYVEADEDHVSLQGEDDKSKIAMPRLVYVHEGVDPEKSSQTRTRLKNVKYFGGMYDESEDLWLEVIEYIDKQYDMDFIETIYLSGDGASWIKAGLDWIPKSKFVLDNFHLKKYMITATAHLNDGDIYQELKDALDWPDKDMVKDVFKKILKRTVSKTKRKAVKDARRYILNNWHGIEIKADKGHELIGCSAEGHISHVFSSRLSSRPKGWSEKGVARMSKLIVYKKNGGRIYDLVMAQKLKEKENRKHELQDELIKEVRKSSESRYAGSWSSSPTVITMGKKTGLFNEMRSMAGIRY